One Nocardioides luti DNA window includes the following coding sequences:
- the secE gene encoding preprotein translocase subunit SecE, translated as MSDSKAVRGSRDSKADKRTSLPVFYRQVVAELRKVVYPTQEQLVTYFIVVMVFVIFMMALVSALDLGFGKLVFAIFAGSSNS; from the coding sequence GTGTCGGACAGCAAGGCGGTCCGCGGTTCGCGCGACAGCAAGGCCGACAAGCGCACCAGCCTCCCCGTGTTCTACCGGCAGGTCGTCGCCGAGCTGCGCAAGGTCGTCTACCCGACCCAGGAGCAGCTGGTCACGTACTTCATCGTGGTCATGGTCTTCGTCATCTTCATGATGGCGCTGGTCTCGGCCCTCGACCTGGGCTTCGGCAAGCTCGTGTTCGCGATCTTCGCGGGCTCGTCGAACAGCTGA